The window CGAGGTGGGCAGGGTGGCCGATGCTCCGGTGCGCAACGTGGCCAAGGTTGCGGGAGTGCAGTGCAACTCCAGGCCGACTCCCCCGACGTCGAGCACGGCGCTGTTGAGAGTGACGGCGGCGACCTCGCCACGGACGTACGCGATCATCGCGCTCCTCCTCGCGCGCCGGCCAGCAGTGCCTTCTGCTTGGCCAGGGCCTCCTCAAGACGCGACTGAGCTCCGCCGCGCCAGATGTGCGTGATGGCCAGGGCGAGCGCGTCGGCGGCGTCCGCCGGCTTCGGCGGCGCATCGAGGCTGAGAATGCGAGTCACCATGGCGCCGACCTGCGCCTTGTTGGCTCGACCGTTGCCGGAGACTGCCGCCTTCACCTCGCTCGGTGTGTGCGTGGCGATCGGCAGGCCGCGTCGGGCGGCACACACCATCGCGATGCCACTGGCCTGCGCGGTCCCCATGATGGTGCTGGAGTCGGAACGGGCGAAGACACGCTCCACCGCCACCGCGTCGGGTCGGTGTTCGTCGA of the Nocardioides sp. genome contains:
- the ruvC gene encoding crossover junction endodeoxyribonuclease RuvC encodes the protein MRVLGIDPGLTRCGMGVVEGTVGRPLRLVDVNVIRTSADLAVAHRLVTIEKGIDAWLDEHRPDAVAVERVFARSDSSTIMGTAQASGIAMVCAARRGLPIATHTPSEVKAAVSGNGRANKAQVGAMVTRILSLDAPPKPADAADALALAITHIWRGGAQSRLEEALAKQKALLAGARGGAR